A window of the Bradyrhizobium diazoefficiens genome harbors these coding sequences:
- a CDS encoding efflux RND transporter periplasmic adaptor subunit produces MVVENTKRLQVLTKQRVITSVVLLALAGAGAYGFLFAGAKEKNHSEVSSQSRRNAQNFTPTPSEWATLTIEPVNAKSFRAEYVTEGKVAIDEDRSTPVFSPYAGRVTKLLAKPGESVTQGQPLFTIEAADTVQAQNDYIAAMTSQNKAKSALELADIQYRRAKDLYEGRAIPLKDYQQAEATQVQAQNDMRSSVTALEAANNKLRILGFTDETVKAFQSKSTINPEITIYAPLSGTVVQRKIGPGQYVNSGASDPVFVIGDLSTVWLTAFVRESDAAQVCVGQDISVNVMALPGRPLTAKINYVAAAIDPNTRRLLVRATIDNKDGLLKPEMFANVTIYSAGDRAAPAVPKQALIYEGNQVRIWVAREDKSVELRQIKIGLINGNLAEVTSNLKPGEKIVVKGSLFIDRAASGS; encoded by the coding sequence ATGGTAGTTGAAAATACCAAGCGATTGCAGGTGCTTACAAAACAGCGGGTGATCACATCCGTAGTTTTACTGGCGCTTGCCGGTGCTGGCGCCTACGGCTTCCTGTTTGCGGGCGCCAAAGAGAAGAACCACTCCGAAGTCTCCAGCCAGTCGCGCAGGAATGCGCAGAATTTTACGCCGACGCCGTCGGAATGGGCGACGCTGACGATCGAGCCGGTCAATGCCAAGAGCTTCCGCGCTGAGTACGTCACCGAAGGCAAGGTCGCGATCGATGAGGACCGCTCGACGCCGGTGTTCTCGCCTTATGCAGGCCGCGTGACCAAGCTGCTTGCCAAGCCGGGCGAGAGCGTGACCCAAGGTCAACCGCTGTTCACGATCGAGGCCGCCGACACTGTGCAGGCCCAGAACGATTACATTGCGGCGATGACGTCGCAGAACAAGGCAAAGTCGGCGCTCGAGCTTGCCGACATCCAGTATCGGCGCGCCAAGGATCTCTACGAAGGTCGCGCCATTCCGCTCAAGGACTATCAGCAGGCGGAAGCAACCCAGGTCCAGGCGCAGAACGACATGCGCTCCTCGGTGACGGCGCTGGAGGCTGCAAACAACAAGCTGCGTATCCTCGGTTTCACCGACGAGACGGTCAAGGCGTTCCAGAGCAAGAGCACCATCAATCCGGAGATCACGATCTATGCGCCGCTCTCGGGCACGGTCGTGCAGCGCAAGATCGGCCCCGGTCAGTACGTCAATTCCGGCGCCAGCGATCCGGTCTTCGTGATCGGCGATCTCTCAACGGTCTGGCTCACCGCCTTCGTGCGCGAAAGCGACGCCGCTCAAGTCTGCGTCGGGCAGGACATCAGCGTCAACGTGATGGCGCTGCCGGGCCGTCCGTTGACCGCCAAGATCAACTACGTCGCCGCCGCGATCGATCCCAATACCCGCCGCCTGCTGGTCCGCGCCACCATCGACAACAAGGACGGCCTGCTCAAGCCGGAAATGTTTGCCAACGTCACGATCTATTCGGCCGGCGACCGCGCGGCACCTGCGGTGCCGAAGCAGGCGCTGATCTACGAAGGCAACCAGGTCCGCATCTGGGTCGCGCGCGAGGACAAGTCGGTCGAGCTGCGCCAGATCAAGATCGGCCTCATCAATGGCAACCTCGCCGAGGTCACCAGCAACCTGAAACCCGGCGAGAAGATCGTCGTCAAGGGCAGCCTGTTCATCGACCGCGCGGCGTCCGGTAGCTGA